In the genome of Massilia sp. UMI-21, the window GCGTCCAGCAGGTGCAGGATCACGTCGGCCTTGCCGACCTCGCCCCAGGTGCGCTCGATGCCGATGCGCTCGACCACGTCGATGCCTTCATCGGTGCGGATGCCCGCCGTGTCGATGATGTTGAGCGGGATGCCCTCGATCTGGATGGTCTCGGTGACCTTGTCGCGCGTGGTGCCGGCGATCGGCGTGACGATCGCCACTTCCGCCCCGGCCAGGGCATTGAGCAGCGAGGACTTACCCACGTTCGGCTGGCCCACCAGCACCACGTTCAGGCCTTCGCGCAGCAGGGCGCCTTGCGCGGCCTGGCGGAACACGTTTTCCAGCGCCTCGATGATGCCGGCCAGCTGGCCGCGCGCGTTCGACTTTTCGAGGAAGTCGATTTCTTCTTCCGGGAAGTCGAGGGTCGCCTCGACCAGCATGCGCAGATTGATGGTCTGGTCCACCAGCGTGTGCACCACCTGGGAAAACGCGCCCGACAGCGACTGCGAGGCCGATTTTGCCGCCGCTTCGGTGGAGGCGTCGATCAGGTCGGCCACGGCCTCGGCCTGGGCCAGGTCGAGCTTGTCGTTCAGGAAGGCGCGGCGGGTGAATTCGCCGGGTTCGGCCAGGCGCAGGCCGAGGGGAGCGCCTGCTTCCAGCACGCGCCCCAGCAGCATCTGCAGCACCACCGGGCCGCCGTGGCCATGCAGTTCGAGCACGTCCTCGCCGGTGTAGGAATGCGGGCCGGGGAAGTACAGGGCCAGGCCCTGGTCGATCACGTCGCCGCCCGCGGCCCTGAACGGAAGGTAGGTGGCGTGGCGCGGCGCCAGCTTCACGCCCGGGAACAGGGCGTCGGCCAGGCCGGCCAGCGATTTGCCGGAGGCGCGCACGACGCCGATGCCGCCGCGCCCCGGGGCGGTGGCGATCGCGGCGATGGGGGAGGTGTCAAGTTTCATGGGGGGGATTGTAAGGGATACGGTGAAGCGCGGAATGTAAAAAGCCCGCGCAAGCGCGGGCTTTCGGGTGAAGCCGGAAGGACGATTACTTCGCCGCCCCGGTCTCGAACTTCTTGGTGATGACCCACTGCTGCGCGATCGACAGGATGTTGTTGACCACCCAGTACAGCACCAGGCCGGCCGGGAAGAAGAAGAAGATCACCGAGAATGCCAGCGGCATGAACAGCATCATCTTCGCCTGCACCGGATCGGTCGGTTGCGGGTTCAGCTTGGTGGTGATGAACATCGACACCGCGTACACGACCGGCAGGATGTAGAACGGGTCGGGCTGGGTCAGGTCCTGGATCCACAGGATCCACGGCGCGCCGCGCATCTCGACCGACGACTGCAGCACCCAGTACAGCGCGAAGAACACCGGCATCTGCACCAGGATCGGCAGGCAGCCGCCCAGCGGGTTGATCTTCTCGGTCTTGTACAGCTCCATGGTGGCCTGCTGCATCTTCTGCGGGTCGTTCTTGTAGCGCTCGCGGATCGCCTGCATCTTCGGGGTCACCACGCGCATCTTGGCCATGCTGCGGTAGCCGGCCGCCGACAGCGGGAAGAAGGCCAGCTTGATCAGCACGGTCAGGGCGACGATGGTCCAGCCCCAGTTACCCAGCAGTGCGTGCAGTTGATCCATCACCCAGAAGATCGGCTTGGCGATGATGGTCAGCACGCCGTAGTCCTTCACCAGCTCCAGGCCCGGGGTGATGGTTTCCAGGGTCTTCTCGTCCTGCGGGCCCGAGTACAGGCGGGCGTCGCTCGAGACGGTCGCGCCCGGCGCCACGGCGCCCAGCGGCTGCACGGTGCCGATCGCATACAGGTTGGTGGCGATCTTCCTGGTGTAGATGTCGCGCTGCGCCTTGTCGGCCGGGATGAAGGCCGAGACGAAGAAGTGCTGCGAGATCGCGACCCAGCCGTTGTTGGCCTTGGCCGAGTGCTCGGCCTTGCCCTTCTCGATGTCTTCGAAGCTCAGCTTCTGGTACTTGTCTTCGGCGGTGTACAGGGTCGGACCGGTGTAGCTCGACATGAACCACGAATCGTTGGCCGGCTTGTTGCCGTCGTGCTGCAGCTGCAGGTAGAGCGAAGGCTGTACCGGCGCTTCCGTCAGGTTGGTCACGTCATGGCGCACGCCGATGGTGTAGTCGCCCTTGCGGAAGGTGAAGGTCTTGGTCAGGCGCACACCGCCCTGCTCCGCGTCCAGCACCAGTTGCACGGTGCCGTTGGCGTCCAGGGACCGCACGCCCGGACGGGCCACGAACGGGGTCTGGTGATTCGGCATCACGCCGGCCGGGGTGCTGCCGACCAGGCCGGTCTGGCCCAGGTAGGTGTCGTTGCCGCCCACGTTGAACAGCACCTGGTTCCTGGTCTTGTCGAAGTGGTCCGGGAATTTCAGCAGTTCGAGGCGCTTGATGACGCCGCCGAGGGTGTCGATGTC includes:
- the yidC gene encoding membrane protein insertase YidC, whose translation is MELNKRTVLWIVFAISLIVLWNNWMVANGKQSLFSPGVATPAPPAAQVAQQQAKTNDVPAAAQAGAAAVPGAPGAPGAVPAAATIPATQRVTITTDVVKVDIDTLGGVIKRLELLKFPDHFDKTRNQVLFNVGGNDTYLGQTGLVGSTPAGVMPNHQTPFVARPGVRSLDANGTVQLVLDAEQGGVRLTKTFTFRKGDYTIGVRHDVTNLTEAPVQPSLYLQLQHDGNKPANDSWFMSSYTGPTLYTAEDKYQKLSFEDIEKGKAEHSAKANNGWVAISQHFFVSAFIPADKAQRDIYTRKIATNLYAIGTVQPLGAVAPGATVSSDARLYSGPQDEKTLETITPGLELVKDYGVLTIIAKPIFWVMDQLHALLGNWGWTIVALTVLIKLAFFPLSAAGYRSMAKMRVVTPKMQAIRERYKNDPQKMQQATMELYKTEKINPLGGCLPILVQMPVFFALYWVLQSSVEMRGAPWILWIQDLTQPDPFYILPVVYAVSMFITTKLNPQPTDPVQAKMMLFMPLAFSVIFFFFPAGLVLYWVVNNILSIAQQWVITKKFETGAAK
- the mnmE gene encoding tRNA uridine-5-carboxymethylaminomethyl(34) synthesis GTPase MnmE, with the translated sequence MKLDTSPIAAIATAPGRGGIGVVRASGKSLAGLADALFPGVKLAPRHATYLPFRAAGGDVIDQGLALYFPGPHSYTGEDVLELHGHGGPVVLQMLLGRVLEAGAPLGLRLAEPGEFTRRAFLNDKLDLAQAEAVADLIDASTEAAAKSASQSLSGAFSQVVHTLVDQTINLRMLVEATLDFPEEEIDFLEKSNARGQLAGIIEALENVFRQAAQGALLREGLNVVLVGQPNVGKSSLLNALAGAEVAIVTPIAGTTRDKVTETIQIEGIPLNIIDTAGIRTDEGIDVVERIGIERTWGEVGKADVILHLLDANLGPSAEDENIVAAFPPGVPVLRIWNKIDLSGHKPSMDVSPDATHLYLSANEQLGIDLLRAELLRIAGWQQTGESLYLARERHLIALRGAREHLELARQHALQDDQSLDLFAEELRLAQDQLSSITGQFTPDDLLGVIFSRFCIGK